The region GGATCCCGAGTTGCGAAAAGACGATCTCGAGAATGGAAGACCTGTTCACATTGGAGCCAATGTATGGATCGGAGGAGGCGCCATCATCCTTCCCGGAGTCACGATTGGCGACGATGCTGTGATCGGGGCAGGCTCCATCGTCACCCGCGACGTGCCTGCCGGAGCGAAGGCAGTAGGCAACCCTGCGCGGATCAAGGGTTAGATTCATGTGCCCATTAACGGAACAAATTGCTGCCTTTTCCTGCGGACTTGACGGATAATCACATCCGAAGACGCAATTCCATCAGCAGGCACCCGGGCCCCGGCATTGATAACAAAGAGCCTGCACAAAGGCACGGACCTGATGAACTACGCTTTTCTTCCCGATCTTTCAGCTCTGGCGATCCTGATCGTCATCCTGGTGTTGCTTCGCCGCCGCCATGACCATCGGCAGGCGAACCTATGGCTCCTTGGACTTTTCTTCACACTGATCGAATCCACCGCCCATATTTTTTACGCTCCGGGCGGTCTGCCCATCACCGTCCTTCATACGACCGTCATCGTCTGCTACCTTCTGGCTGGGATCGTCTTCGTCTGGGCATCCGGAAACTACGCCATCTCCGACAGAAGAAGCTTTCATTTCCTTCTTCTCAATTCCATCCCCCTGCTGGGTATGTGCGCGAGCTACGGGATGCACCTCTTTACCAGGAATGCCTTTCTGCCATGGGTGGTGCTGGGATTGCTGATTGGAAGCATCTCCGCGCTGGCCATCCGCCGCAGTGTGCTGGTCGCAATCCTGATTGCCTGCGGATGGCTGGGCATCGGATACCTGGTCTCCCATAACCGGTACCGCGACGCTGTCTATTGGAGCCTCTGCGTGGTGTATTCCATCGCCACTGCAAACTTCTATCGCAAGCTGCCGCGAAACAGCACGGGACGGCTGGCCATCGTCACGGGATTTTTCATCTGGACATTTTTCTTCTTCTTGCACCCGTTCATCGTGACCTATCGCACCTATGCCGATATCGCCTCGCACCTATGGAACATGCAGAAGTCGCTCATCTCCATCGGCATGATCCTGGTCATGCTGGAAGAGCAGGTCTCTTGCAACCGCTGGCTGGCTCTGCATGATGAACTGACAGGACTGTCGAACCGGCGCTCGTTTGAAGATCATCTCGCAACCGCCTTGGAGCGGTGCCGCCGTTCGCATTCCACCCTGGCGCTCTTTATGCTTGACCTCGACGGCTTCAAGCAGATCAACGATACGCATGGCCATCATGCAGGCGACCAGTTGCTCCGGCACGTCGCCAGCAGCCTGCGCGAGCATGCAAAGAGCTTCGAGTCGATCGCGCGTCTGGGTGGCGATGAGTTCACGCTGGTGGCCTGTGATCCGGGTCACTTCGGATCGATCGAGCGCCTGCAGGAAATCATCCGCGACGCCACGGAGATCCCCTTCGTCTTTGATGACCAGAGGCTAAGCGTCTCCGCGTCCATCGGCATCGCGCTTTATCCGGAC is a window of Edaphobacter sp. 12200R-103 DNA encoding:
- a CDS encoding GGDEF domain-containing protein, whose product is MNYAFLPDLSALAILIVILVLLRRRHDHRQANLWLLGLFFTLIESTAHIFYAPGGLPITVLHTTVIVCYLLAGIVFVWASGNYAISDRRSFHFLLLNSIPLLGMCASYGMHLFTRNAFLPWVVLGLLIGSISALAIRRSVLVAILIACGWLGIGYLVSHNRYRDAVYWSLCVVYSIATANFYRKLPRNSTGRLAIVTGFFIWTFFFFLHPFIVTYRTYADIASHLWNMQKSLISIGMILVMLEEQVSCNRWLALHDELTGLSNRRSFEDHLATALERCRRSHSTLALFMLDLDGFKQINDTHGHHAGDQLLRHVASSLREHAKSFESIARLGGDEFTLVACDPGHFGSIERLQEIIRDATEIPFVFDDQRLSVSASIGIALYPDDADDATRLLRIADLRMYSLKQARTPLRHIRLDSVPSLTASGRFRGRTASGRF